A stretch of the Buchananella sp. 14KM1171 genome encodes the following:
- a CDS encoding IS1634 family transposase, which yields MSPFIRQVRTASGATAVQIVIKEGRRNRIVEHIGSARTPGELAALVQIAREKLHPGQLELDLDLSSGWADSAPGGLEDYRQAASSAARVVGHRSGLLWQILCDAWRDLGFDQAVGDEAFKQIVLARLIEPTSKSAIAAMLTSLGLESFDSRTHFRALARCVERDYRCALARAALAHCLAYGDVSLVLYDVTTLYFEVEEEDALRKVGYSKERRVDPQILVGLLVDRNGFPLEASCWEGNKCETHTLIPTIEAFKQRAGVENLVVVADAGMLSRANLQALNEAGYGFIVGARQTKAPLDLQAHFFWHGDYFTDGQIIETITPRHAGKQERDQRLKAEPVWHPQTHPGSWRAIWVYSSKRAARDNKTLTLQENRARAIVAGEKAMRSARFVTTSSQGRGLDEKALARARRLVGLKGYVTNIPAQSMSAAEIVADYHDLWKVEQSFRISKHDLRARPVFHHTHQSIQAHLTVVTAALAIARHLQTRTGLSIKKIIQALRPVIDVTININGHELTATSQPQGQAANILASLTNKMGH from the coding sequence AGGATTGTTGAGCACATTGGTTCGGCTCGTACGCCTGGCGAGCTTGCTGCCTTGGTCCAGATCGCACGGGAAAAGCTCCATCCTGGCCAGCTCGAGCTAGACCTGGACCTTTCATCGGGGTGGGCAGACTCCGCGCCGGGTGGCCTGGAGGACTACCGGCAGGCGGCCAGTAGCGCAGCGCGCGTGGTTGGCCACCGTAGCGGCTTGTTGTGGCAGATCCTTTGCGATGCTTGGCGGGATCTTGGCTTTGACCAAGCGGTAGGCGATGAGGCCTTCAAACAGATTGTCCTGGCCCGGCTGATCGAACCCACCAGCAAGAGCGCTATAGCAGCAATGTTGACCAGCCTGGGGCTGGAATCCTTTGACTCACGCACCCACTTTCGTGCCCTGGCCCGTTGTGTGGAGCGTGATTACCGCTGCGCTTTGGCTCGCGCGGCTTTGGCGCATTGCCTGGCGTATGGGGATGTGTCCTTGGTGTTGTACGACGTGACTACCTTGTACTTCGAAGTCGAGGAAGAAGACGCGCTACGCAAGGTCGGTTACTCCAAGGAACGCCGCGTCGATCCCCAGATCCTGGTCGGCCTGCTGGTAGACCGCAACGGTTTTCCCCTAGAGGCCTCCTGTTGGGAGGGCAACAAGTGCGAAACCCATACCCTCATCCCCACCATCGAGGCCTTCAAGCAACGCGCTGGGGTGGAAAACCTGGTGGTGGTAGCTGATGCTGGCATGCTCTCTCGGGCTAACTTGCAAGCCCTCAACGAGGCTGGCTACGGCTTCATTGTCGGGGCCAGGCAGACCAAAGCACCCCTGGACCTCCAAGCGCATTTCTTCTGGCACGGGGACTACTTCACTGATGGGCAGATCATTGAGACCATCACCCCACGCCACGCCGGCAAACAAGAACGCGATCAGCGCCTCAAGGCCGAACCGGTCTGGCACCCACAAACACACCCGGGCTCGTGGCGGGCGATCTGGGTCTACTCATCAAAGCGTGCCGCCAGGGACAACAAGACCCTTACTCTCCAGGAGAACCGGGCTAGAGCCATCGTTGCTGGGGAAAAAGCTATGCGCTCAGCCAGGTTCGTCACCACTAGCTCCCAAGGAAGGGGCCTGGATGAAAAGGCCCTGGCCAGGGCGCGGCGTCTAGTCGGGCTTAAGGGCTATGTCACCAACATCCCAGCCCAGTCCATGAGCGCGGCCGAAATTGTGGCTGACTACCACGATCTGTGGAAGGTGGAACAGTCCTTTCGCATATCCAAACACGATCTACGCGCCCGCCCGGTCTTCCACCACACCCACCAATCCATCCAGGCTCACCTGACCGTGGTAACCGCTGCCCTGGCCATAGCCCGCCACCTACAGACCCGAACCGGCCTGTCCATCAAGAAGATCATCCAGGCCCTCAGGCCCGTCATTGACGTCACCATCAACATCAACGGACACGAACTCACAGCCACCAGCCAACCCCAAGGCCAAGCCGCCAACATCCTGGCCAGCCTCACCAACAAAATGGGTCACTAA
- a CDS encoding NTP pyrophosphohydrolase, with product MRKNSYHRGNYMQCGGSTAAMTVEVRVTHPNKSFEHYVVAREPVRDPGAWTTISWDNGGEEPFVVRLHPEEVFTGEQAAKVFRDYIERDQLPPDELLRRVDI from the coding sequence GTGCGTAAGAATTCGTATCATCGAGGTAATTACATGCAGTGCGGTGGTTCTACTGCGGCGATGACGGTTGAGGTGCGGGTGACGCACCCGAATAAGTCGTTCGAGCATTACGTGGTGGCGCGGGAGCCTGTGCGGGATCCGGGGGCGTGGACCACGATTTCGTGGGATAACGGGGGTGAGGAGCCGTTCGTGGTGCGTCTGCACCCGGAGGAGGTCTTCACGGGCGAGCAGGCCGCGAAGGTGTTTCGGGACTACATTGAGCGCGACCAGCTGCCACCCGACGAGTTGCTGCGCCGCGTCGACATTTGA
- a CDS encoding DUF6301 family protein, with amino-acid sequence MSEFEAMSLEWCVATVRAWAEAPWPLTPEQGRAICSELGWMMDPEKEKFYFTGLGDSWKRDASLTVRDGGVWSLLFQLTTRVSPEGAQSHGQAVLELSYSLIGELTRLYGTPFVEGSPLEIERVQWDLANGVAIHYAPNTTVLVVFIDSPARRALLADPRADPNPDERL; translated from the coding sequence ATGAGTGAGTTTGAGGCGATGTCGTTAGAGTGGTGCGTGGCTACGGTTAGGGCGTGGGCGGAAGCTCCCTGGCCGCTCACACCAGAACAGGGGCGGGCTATCTGCTCGGAACTCGGCTGGATGATGGATCCAGAAAAGGAGAAGTTCTATTTCACCGGACTGGGTGATAGTTGGAAGCGGGACGCGTCCCTTACTGTCCGGGACGGTGGCGTTTGGTCGCTTTTGTTCCAGCTGACCACTCGCGTTTCCCCGGAGGGTGCCCAAAGCCACGGTCAAGCCGTTCTGGAGCTGAGTTATTCGCTGATAGGTGAGTTGACGCGATTGTATGGGACTCCTTTTGTTGAGGGAAGCCCGTTGGAAATAGAAAGAGTCCAGTGGGATTTGGCTAACGGTGTGGCCATCCACTATGCGCCAAATACGACGGTTTTAGTGGTCTTCATCGACTCTCCCGCCAGGCGGGCTCTGCTGGCTGACCCGCGTGCGGATCCGAACCCGGACGAGCGTTTGTAG